Genomic segment of Mycolicibacterium sarraceniae:
CGTTGCGGCCGACGATCATGACAGTGGCACCGGCCTTGGCCAGCCCCTCCGCCACACCCTTGCCGATACCGCTGCCACCACCGGTGACCAGGTATGTCCGATCCTCGAACGAGAGCTGCACGCCGCACTCCTCACACAACTGGAACAGGTTCTACGTATCGAACCACGGCGCCATGTCGTCGCATAGCGCTCATCCCACTCCTGCGTCACGGGCGGTGCCGGCCGGAATCCACGATCGGCACCAGCGAATATCTGGCGGCGGATTTCGCGGCTTTTTTCGCCGCCCGTGAACGCGCCTGTGCTCGGTCGATATGTGCCCACCCAAACGAGCCCGCTCGGCCATTCCCATGCGGTATGAGTGCCATCACCAATCCGGCGCTGAAGTTACTCCCAGGACGCGAAAGGCGCCATACACTGCCCTCACACGGCCGCTCAGCAAAACTAAAAGAAGGCGCAAACACCAGTCAGTGCATAGGATTGCATCAAGAGCAGCAGGCTCCCGCAGTGCAACCCCGCTCCACTGTCTCGTCCAGTCCGTAGAAACGGAGGGCCGGCTTCGGAACTCCGTCGACTTCTTTAGGAAGTGTGAAGTATGGCGATTACCTCCTCAGTCGGCCGCCGAGTCCTTCTCGCCGGTGGATTCAGCATTGCAATCGCGGCCGCGCCCGCTGTTGCCTTCTTCGCATCGCCTGCAGGCGCGCCGGCGGGCCCCGCCATTGCCTGTCCGGCCGGCGAGTCCGAGGATCTCTACACCGACCAGTGCACGCCGGAAATGGTGCCGAACCAGCCGGGCGGCAACTACCCGACACCGTCGAACGGCGGCAACACATCGTTCTCGATGCCGGGTGACTCCAACAGCCTGCCCGAGGTCCAGGGCATCCCCTGCACGGGTGCCAACACTGGCCAATGCATCGGTCTGCAGGAGAATCAGGCGCCCGCAGTCACTCCGCATTCGAGCATTTCGTCCAGCCCGTAGTAATTCTCGAGGAATCAGGGAGAGCAATGATGCTGGTCCATCCCACCTGGGTGGTAAAGCTGCTGACCGCGAGCGTGTTTGCGCTCGCGGTCAGCGTGGCTCCAATGGCGCATGCCGAAGGCGGAGTACCCGATCCGGGCCCGGGGCCCGGCCCAGTGGCGTCGCAACCGGGTGGAACGGCAGGCTGCCAGTCGGGCGAGTCACTGGATCCGTCCACCGGTGACTGCACGCCGACCATGACCGCGGTGGCGACCACCAACGGTGACCAGGCGTTCGACGACCTGCAGCCGCGCACCACGCAGGACATCACCTCCACGTCCGACACCGGGGTCGGGGCTGACCTCGTGCCAAATATCAACGGCACGCCCTGCACCGGCTATTGGGAGTCAGTGGCCTGCTACGAGACAAGCCAGGACAACGTCGCAGTGCAGCCCAAGTCGACGATCTCGTCGAGCCCGTAACCCCCGATTGCCCCTTCGTTAAGGTTGTGAGATGCCTGCAAAAACTGACCCCCCGGATATCGACGACGTGGAACCCCTGGCCGACAGCACCGCGCGCCAGGCCCGGCGCGTAGTCGCGGCCTATGCCATCGACGCCGACGAGTGTCGGGTCCTCCTCTCGATGCTCGGTATTGGACCATCAAAGCTCGAGGCGTAGCCCGTGTCCGGGAGCAGGAAAACCCGCTCCGGGAATTCTGATTTCGTAGTGGTCGCCAACCGGCTGCCGATCGATATGGAGCGGCTGCCGGACGGCAGCCTCACCTGGAAGCGCAGCCCTGGCGGTCTAGTCACCGCTCTGGAACCGTTATTACGCAAGAAGCGCGGCGCCTGGATCGGCTGGCCGGGCGTCGTCGACGGCCCGGAAGATCCCATCGTCGAGGAAGACCTGCAACTCTTCCCGGTCCGGCTGTCTGCCGAGGATGTCGCCGAGTATTACGAGGGTTTCTCCAACGCGACTCTGTGGCCGCTCTATCACGATGTGATCGTCAAGCCGATCTACCACCGGCAGTGGTGGGATCGATACGTCGATGTCAACCAGCGCTTCGCCGAGGCGACCTCGCGGGCAGCCGCCGACGGCGCCACCGTGTGGGTCCAGGATTACCAGTTGCAACTGGTGCCCAAAATGCTGCGGACATTGCGACCGGATCTGACCATCGGGTTCTTTCTGCACATTCCGTTCCCCCCGGTCGAGCTGTTCATGCAGATGCCGTGGCGCACCGAGATCATCGAAGGCCTGCTCGGCGCGGATCTGGTCGGCTTCCATCTCGCCGGCGGCGCGCAGAACTTCCTGTTCCTGTCGCGACGGCTGGTCGGTGCCAACACCTCTCGGGCCTCGGTCGGAGTGCGGTCCCGGTTCGGCGAGGTGCAGTTGGGGTCGCACACCGTCAAGGTGGGCGCATTTCCGATCTCCATCGATTCCGCCGACCTGGACCGCAAGGCGCGCTCTCGTGACATTCGCCGGCGGGCCAAAGAGATTCGCGCCGAGCTCGGTGACCCCCGCAAGATCCTGCTGGGCGTCGACCGCCTGGACTACACCAAGGGCATCGACGTTCGGCTGAGAGCGTTTTCGGAGTTGCTCGCCGAGGGACGCGCCAAGCGCGACGACACCGTCCTGGTCCAGCTGGCCACCCCGAGCCGGGAGCGGGTGGAAAGCTATCGCGTGTTGCGCAACGAGATCGAGCAGCAGGTTGGCCATATCAACGGTGAATACGGCGAAGTCGGCCACCCCGTGGTGCATTACATCCACCGGCCAGTGCCCCGAGATGACTTGATCGCCTTCTTCGTTGCCGCTGACGTCATGCTGGTGACGCCGCTTCGCGACGGGATGAACCTGGTGGCAAAGGAATACGTGGCCTGCCGCAGCGATCTGGGCGGTGCGTTGGTGCTCAGCGAATTCACCGGTGCCGCAGCCGAACTCCGCCAGGCTTACCTAACCAACCCGCATGACCTGGAGGGTGTCAAGGACACCCTTGAGGCCGCCGTCAACCAGGCCCCTGAAGAGGGCAGGCGGCGGATGCGGGCGCTACGACGCCAAGTGCTCGCCCACGACGTCGACCGTTGGGCAAGAGCCTTCCTCGACGTACTCGGCAACGCCAACAGCAAGGGCGATCCGGACTAGCGGTCAGTCACCCATCAGACCCAGGACACCGAACGTGCGCTCGGGGTCGCGGTCAGCAAAGTAAGCCCCCATGGCGGCACCCAGCGTCGACGGATCCCACGCGGCACCGTCGGCATCGAATCGGTGTTCTGCCGTGGGCGCAGCCACCAGGGTGACCGACGGTCCGTAGACGACGAAGACCTGACCGTTGACCGCCTCCGATGCCGGCGCGGCCAGGAAGCGCACCAACGTCACCACATGTTCGGGCGACAGCGGGTCGATCTCGCCTTCGGCCAGCTCGGGCGCGTCACCGAACACGTCGGCAGTCATCGCGGTCCGCGCCCGCGGGGCGATCGCGTTAGCCCGCACGCCGTAGCGCCCAAGCGCCCGCGACGCCGTAAGCGTCAGCGCCGTGATGCCGGCCTTGGCCGCACCGTAGTTGGCCTGGCCAATCGGCCCGGACAACCCGGCTTCCGATGTGGTGTTGATGATGCGGCCGTAGACCGAGCCGTCCCCACCCGTCCCGGCGGACTTCGCCTGTGCACGCCAGTACGTCGCGGCATTACGGGTGAGCAGGAAGTGCCCGCGCAGATGCACCGCGATGACCGCGTCCCAGTCCTCATCGGTCATGTTGAACAACATGCGGTCGCGGGTGATGCCGGCGTTGTTGACGACGATGCTCAGCCCGCCGAGCCCGTCGGCCGTGGCCACCAGCTCATCGGCCGTCGAGCGCGCGCTGATGTCACCGGCAACCGCCACCCCCTTGGAGCCCGCGGCGCTGATCTCATCGAGAACATCGGATTCATCCAGTGCCTTGGCCATATCGTTGACGACGACCGTGGCACCGGATTTTGCCAGCCCGATGGCCTCGGCACGGCCGAGACCCGAGGCTGCGCCGGTCACCACGGCCACCCGTCCGGACAGATCTGACACGTCTTGTGCAGTCAACTTACGAATACCTCTAGTCTTTGCGGGTCAGGGCGGCGCGGGGGCACTCGGCGATGGATTGCTCGGCTACGTCTTCCTCGTCGCCAGGGATCGGATCCTTGGTGACGACCACGTAGTCCTCATCGTCGAGTTCGAACAGGTCCGGGGCAATTCCCACACAGACAGCGTTACCTTCACAGCGATCACGGTCGACTTCCACGCGCATGACAACCTCCTTGCCGGACTAACCCCGCGGGCGGGGGCCTGTGCAGCACCACGATACGACCAGATCATTCGAAACCTGGCGTGAACCGGCGCTAGACCACAAGACTAGAACGTGTTACAACCAGGAGTGTCGGCGGGTGCCGGCAGCCAGCAACTCCAGCGAAGGATTGAGTCGATGCGGATCAGTTACACGCCCGAACAAGAGGAGCTGCGCCGCGAGCTCCGGACCTACTTCGGGAAGCTGATGACCCCGGAGCGCCAGGAAGCGCTGATGTCGACCACCGGTGGCGAGATCGGCACCGGCAACGTCTACCGCGAGACCGTTTCCCAGATGGGCAAAGACGGCTGGCTCACGCTGAACTGGCCGACCGAGTACGGCGGCCAGAACCGCACCCCGATGGACTCCCTGATCTTCACCGACGAGGCCGCCGTCGCCGGCGCCCCGGTGCCCTTCCTGACCATCAACAGCGTCGCGCCGACGATCATGGCGTTCGGCACCGACGAGCAGAAGTCGTTCTATTTGCCCAAGATCGCCGCCGGTGATCTGCACTTCGCGATCGGCTACTCCGAGCCGGGTGCCGGCACCGACCTCGCGGCCCTACGCACCACCGCGGTCCGCGACGGCGACGACTACGTGGTCAACGGCCAGAAGATGTGGACCAGCCTGATCCAGTACGCCGACTATGTCTGGTTGGCGGTACGCACCAACCCCGAAGCCAAGAAGCACCGCGGCATCTCCGTGCTGATCGTGCCGACCAGCTCGGAGGGCTTCTCGTGGACTCCGGTGCACACGATGGCCGGCGTCGGCACCAGCGCCACCTACTACCAGGACGTGCGGGTCCCGGCGTCCAGCCGGGTCGGCGAGGAGAACGCCGGCTGGAAGCTGGTCACCAACCAGCTCAACCACGAGCGGGTCGCCCTGGTGTCGGCCCAGCCGATCTTCCTGGCGCTCAACCAGGTTCGCGAGTGGGCGCAAAACACCAAGGATGTGCACGGCAATCGCCTGATCGACTCCGAGTGGGTGCAGCTCAATCTGGCCCGCGTGCTGGCCAAGGCCGAGTACCTCAAGCTGATCAACTGGGAGCTGGCCTCGGCCAAGAGCGGAACGCTCAACCCGGCCGACGCGTCAGCGGCCAAGGTCTTCGGCACCGAGCTGGCCACCGAGGCCTACCGGCTGCTGATGGAGATCCTCGGGCCGTCAGCCACGCTGCGCCAGGATTCCCACGGAGCGCTACTGCGCGGCCGTGTCGAGCGGATGCACCGCTCGGCCCTCATCCTCACCTTCGGTGGCGGCACCAACGAGATCCAGCGCGACATCATCGGCATGGTCGCGCTGGGCCTGCCCCGAGTCAACCGCTAAGACTCCCCGAGACCTCGAAGACATAGGACTGACATGGATTTCACCAAAACAGAAGCCGCGCAGGATCTCTCGGGGCTGGTCGGCACAATCGTCGATGCGGTGTGCACACCGCAACACCAGCGTGAGCTCGACGGCCTCGACCAGCGCTTCGATACCGAGCTGTGGCGCAAACTCATCGACGCCGACATTCTGTCGACGGCCGCGCCAGAGTCCATCGGCGGCGGCGGGTATGGCGTCCTGGAACAGACCGCGATCCTGACCGCGCTGGGCCGCCAATTGGGTGCGGTGCCGTACCTGCAGTCGGTGATCCTGGGTGCCGGCGCGCTGGCCCGGTTCGGTGCGCCCGAACTGCGCGACCAGTGGGCGGCACCGGCCGTGTCGGGCGAGAAGATCTTGACCGTCGCGCTCGACGGGGAGTTCGGCCAGGGCCCGGTGCAGGCGACCGCATCCGGTGACAGATTCAAGCTGACCGGTGCCCGCACCCAGGTCGAGTTCGGCCCGGTTGCCGATGCGTTCCTGGTCCCGGCCGAAACCGATTCCGGCACCAAGGTTTTCCTGGTGGCAGCCGCCGATGCCGGGGTGTCGGTCACCGCACTGCTGACCACCGGCAAGAACAGTGCCGCTGAGCTCGACCTGGCCGGCGTCGAGGTCGGGGCCGACCGCATCGTCGGCGACGCCGACGCGCTGGCCTGGCTGACTACTCAGAAGACGCTGGGGCACGCCGCGTTCCAGCTCGGTGTGCTCGAACGCGCGCTAGAGCTGACGGCCGAATATGCCCGCACCCGTGAGCAGTTCGACCGGCCGATTGGCAGCTTCCAGGCAGTGTCGGCTCGGCTCGCGGACGACTACATCGATATCAAGGGCTTGGGGCTGGCGCTCGTGCAGGCGTCGTGGCGGCTGTCCGAGGATCTGCCCGCCGATGTCGAGGTGGCCACCGCAGCGTTCTGGGCTGCCGAGGCCGGCCATCGCGTCGCCCACACCACCGTGCACGTGCACGGCGGTGTCGGCATCGATACCGACCACCAGGTGCACCGCTACTTCATCATCGCCAAGCAGCTCGAGTTCGCTCTCGGCGGCGCCACCGCCCAGCTGCTGCGGATCGGCCGCGAGCTGGCCGATACACCGGCTTGACCGGACCTGTGAGCGACGAGCAGACCGTCACCGATCTGCTCGCGCGGTTGACCGACGTCGACGATCGCGGGATCCATGCTGACGACGGCTCGTATTCGAGCTGGCGCCAACATATTCAGGATGCCGCCGACCTGGCGGCGGCACTGAAAGCCCGGCTCGATCCGGCCAAGCCGCCGCACATCGGCGCGCTGCTGGGTAACACGCCGTTCTTTTCCTCGCTGCTGGTAGCAGCGGGGTTGGCCGGGCTCGTCCCGGTCGGCCTCAACCCCACCCGCCGCGGTGAAGCGCTGGCGCGCGATATCCAGACAGCCGACTGTCAACTGGTGCTCGCCGACGGCGAGGTGGGCCCGCAAACCTACGGCGCCGGTTTCACCCCCGAGGGGATGGCGGTCATCGACGTCGGAACGTCCGCGTGGGCCGAAGAGCTCGCACAGTTCCGTGGCACGCCGATCACGTTCGCGTCCAGCCGCTTCGATGACCTGTTCATGCTGATCTTCACCTCGGGCACCAGCGGTGACCCGAAGGCGGTGCGCTGCACTCACGAGAAAGTGGCATGTCCCGGGGTGATGCTGGCGCAGCGGTTCGGGCTGGGCCCGGCCGACACCTGCTACCTGTCGATGCCGCTGTTCCACTCGAACGCGGTGATGGCGGGCTGGGCGGTAGCCGTGGCAGCCGGGGCGTCGATTGCGTTGCGCCGCAAGTTCTCCGCTTCGCAGTTCATTCCCGACGCGCGCCGGTTCAACGCCACCTACGCCAACTACGTCGGCAAGCCGATGTCCTACATCCTGGCCACCCCGGCTCTTCCCGACGATGCCGACAACCCGCTGCGCATCGTCTACGGCAATGAGGCCGCACCACGCGATATCGACCGGTTCGCACAACGTTTCGGCGTGACAGTGGTCGACGGCTTCGGCTCCACCGAGGGCGGCGTGAACATCGCTCGCACCCCAGACACTCCGGAGGGTGCACTGGGGCCGCTGCCTGAAGGGCTCGAGATCGTCGACGTCGAGACCGGTGAGACGTGCCCGCCAGGGGTGATCGGCGAGCTGGTCAACCTCACCGGCCCTGGGAATTTCCGCGGTTACCACAACGCGCCCGACGCCGAGACTGAGCGGATGACCGGCGGGGTCTATCACAGCGGGGACCTCGCCTACCGGGATGACGATGGCTACGTGTACTTCGCCGGCCGGCTTGGCGACTGGATGCGGGTCGACGGGGAGAACCTGGGCACCGCGCCCATCGAGCGGGTGTTGATGCGCTACCCCGACGTCACCGAGGCCGTGGTCTACCCGATCCCCGACCCTGCGATCGGGGATCGGGTGATGGCCGCACTGGTGCTCCCGGAGGGCACGGAGTTCGACCCGGCCACTTTCCGCAAATTCCTCACCGCCCAAGATGATCTCGGGCCCAAACAGTGGCCGGCGTTCGTGCGGGTGAGTACCGGACTGCCGCGCACCGAGACGTTCAAGGTGATCAAACGCAAGCTTTCAGCGCAGGCGCTGGAGTGTGCGGACCCGGTCTTCGAAATCCAGCGTTGAACCGGGTTACACCACCATCGACGGCATGACCGCCTCGATCAGATGCGGTCCCGGTTCATCGAACGCCCATTGCAGGGCGTCGGCGAGCTCTTCGGCGGTGCCGACCCGCCGCGCAGGAACGCCCATACCCTTGGCGATCTGGACGTAATCCATTGTGGGACTGGTCAAATCGAGTAGCGACTCGGCTTTTGGGCCTGGCCCGGATCCCGCGGCCTCGGCACCGACCCGCTGCAGTTCGATCCGCAGGATGTCGTAGGCGCGGTTAGCATAGACGACGGTGGTGATGTCGAGCCGTTCGCGGGCTTGGGTCCACAGCGCCGAAATGGTGTACATCGCCGAGCCATCGGACTCCAAGCACAGCACCGGGCGGTCTGGTGCGGCGATCGCGGCACCGACGGACACCGGCAGTGCGAAACCGATCGCCCCTCCGGTGAGCGTGAGCCAATCGTGCGCTGGGGTGCCCGCGGTCGCTTGGGGCAGAAGGACTCCCGACGTGTTCGACTCGTCCACGACGATGGCCCGCTCGGGCAGCAGCGCCCCGATCACATCGGCTGAGGTCGCCACGGTGAGTGGGCCGTGCGGCAGCGCCGGCCGCGCCGGCTCCGCGGTGGCGGCGATCTCGGACGGTGCGATCCGGTCTGCCAGCACCTCGATTGCCGCGGCGGCACCGACCGGGCCTGCCAGCGCGTGCACGGCACAGTCCTCGGGCACCAAGTCGCTCGCTTTGCCGGGGTAGGCGAAGAACGACACCGGATGGGGCGCGCCCGCCAACACCAGGTGCCGCGCGCCGGCGAGCTGCGCAACGGCCGCCTCCGCGAAATAGGCCAGCCGCTCCACCGCGGGCAGGCCCGCCCCGCGTTCCAGCCGAGTCGGGAAGGTCTCGCACAGCACGCGCGCACCACACGCCTGCGAGATCCTGACCGCCGCGGACAGACCGGCCCCACCGGTGGCGTCACCGCCCACCAAGATCACCGTCGGCTCACCCGAGCCCAGTGCGGCTTCGGCCTCACTGAGATCCACATGTGGCGGATCAACTTGCACCACAGCGCTTTCCAGGGTGGTGGCACCGTCGTCCCAGGAGACGTCGGCAGGCAGGATCAGCGTGGCGATGTGCTTACGGGCGCGCGTCGACGCGATCGCCTCGGCGGCGTCGGCGGCCACCTCGCTGACCGCGAGGGTTCGCCGCAGCCAGCCGGACACGGTGCCGGCGACCGAATCGATATCGGATTCCAGCGGAGCGTCGTACTTCGTGTGGTAGGTCGCGTGGTCGCCGACGACGACGACCATCGGCACATGCGCGCGCCGGGCGTTGTGCAGATTCGCCAGCCCATTGCCCAGCCCGGGCCCCAGATGCAGCAGCACCGCGGCCGGTTGGCCCGAGATCCGGGCGTACCCGTCGGCCGCCCCGGTGGCGACTCCTTCGAAAAGGGTGAGCACACCGCGCATCTGCGGCACGGTGTCCAGCGCGGCGACGAAATGCATCTCCGACGTCCCAGGGTTGGCGAAACAGACCCGCACCCCGTTGTCGACCAGCGTGGTGATCAGTGCTTGTGCGCCGTTCACCCGACCGAGCATAGCCAGATCAGCCGGCAGCCCTGCTAGCTGTCGCGGATCGTGTCCAGTTTCCGAGTTGCGTCCTCGAAGCCGGCGACCAGTTCGGCGATGATGTCGGCGACCGGGCGGATCTCGTTCATCCGGCCGACGATCTGGCCGACCGGCACGGCGACGGTGTCGGGATTGTCCGACTCGTTCATCCGCTGATGCGCCTCACTGACCAGGATGTTCTGCAGCGGCATAGGCAGTGGATCCGGCGCGCCCTCGGCATCCCAGGCTTGCGTCCACTTGGTCTTCAGCAGACGCGCCGGCTTGCCGGTGTAGATCTTGCGGCGCACGGTGTCGCTGGAGGTGGCCCGCAGAAGCGCGTCCTGAATAGTCGACGTTCCGCCGGGCTGGCGGTGTCCGAGGTCGTATTCGGCGGAGGTCAGGAATGCCGATCCCATCCAGACTCCAGAGGCTCCGAGCGCCAGCGCGGCCGCCACCTGCCCGCCCGTGCCGATACCGCCCGCCGCGAGCACCGGGGCCCTGCCGTCGAGCGCATCGACGATTTCGGGCCAGAGCACCACAGAGCCGATCTCGCCGGTGTGACCGCCGGCCTCATGGCCCTGGGCGACGACGATGTCGACGCCGTTGTCGACATGTCGTTGCGCGTGCTTGGCCGAACCGGCCAGCGCCGCGATCGGCACACCAGCTTCGTGCACCAGGTCGATGACGTCCTTGGGCGGCGAGCCGAGCGCGTTGGCAATCAGCTTGATCGGGTGTCGCAACGCGACGTCGACGTGTGAGCGAGCCACCGAATGCAGCCAGCCGAGCACGCCCTCGTTGCGTTCGCCGTCATCGGGAAGCGGGGGCACCCCGAGGTCGGCGAGCGTCTTGGCGACGAAATCGCGATGCGGCTGCGACACGAGCTTGTCGATGTCGACGGCGGTGCCTTCGGTGGGCGCCTTCGCTGGCATCACGACGTCGACGCCGTACGGCTTACCGTCGGTGTTCGCGTCCATCCACTGCAGTACGGCTTCCAGGTCGTCGGGGTGGTTGAACCGCACACACCCCAGCACACCCATGCCGCCGGCCCGGCTGACAGCCGCGGCGACCTTTTCCGACGGGGTGAAAACGAAGATCGGGTAGTCGATGCCGAACCGATCGCACAGTTCTGTGTGCATCAGCTGGTGGCGCCCGCGTACTTGGCGTGCACCTCGTCGGCAGCCCGCAACTCGGTCTGATCCTTGGCCCACTTGTAGTCCGGCTTGCCGGCGGGCGAACGCTTCACCTCATCGACCAGCCAGAGGCTGCGCGGAACCTTGTAGCCGGCAATCTCCTTGCGCACGAACGTATCCAGATCGGCCAGCGTCGGGCGGGCGCCCTTGCGGGGCGCGACCACGGCGGCGACGTGGCTGCCGAAGCGCGGATCGGGCACACCGACGACGAGGGCGTCGAACACATCTGGATGGCCCTTGAGCGCGGCCTCAACCTCTTCGGGGTAGATCTTCTCGCCGCCGCTGTTGATCGACACCGAGCCGCGGCCCAGCATCGTGACGGAACCGTCCACCTCGACCTCGGCGTAGTCGCCGGGGATCGCATAGCGCACGCCGTTATAGGTCTTGAACGTCTCAGCGGTCTTTTTCTCGTCCTTGTAGTAGCCGACCGGGATGTTGCCCTTCTTGGCGATGACACCGCGCACCCCGGAACCGGGCTTGACTTCGTTGCCGTCCTCGTCGAGCACGACGGTGCGATGGTCGATCGTCACCCGCGGACCACCGTTGCGGTGCTCCCCCTTGGCCACGATGCTGGTGCCACCGAAGCCGGTTTCCGATGAACCGATCGAGTCGGTGATCACTCGGTTGGGCAGCAGTTCGAGCAGCTTCTCCTTGAGGCTGGTCGAGAACAGCGCCGCGGTGCTCGCCAGCAGGAACAGCGAGGACAGGTCGTAGTCCTTGCCGCTGTCGTGGGCGGCCTGCAGCGCGTCGAGCAACGGCCGCGCCATGGCGTCACCGGTGAAGAACAACAGGTTCACCTTGTGGTCGTGGATGGTGCGCCAGACTTCGTCGGCGTCGAATTCGGGTGCCAGGATGGTGGTTTGGCCCGAGAAGATGGACATCCAGGTAGCCGACTGGGTCGCGCCGTGGATCATCGGCGGGATCGCGTAGCGAACCATCGGCGGGTTTGCCACCGCGGCACGGGACAGGTCGTATTCGTCCTTGATGAACTCACCCGTGGCGAAGTCGGTGCCGCCGAACAGAACCCGGTAGATGTCCTCGTGGCGCCACATCACGCCCTTGGGGAAGCCGGTGGTCCCGCCGGTGTAGAGCAGGTAGATATCGTCCTCGCTGCGCTGCCCGAAGTCCCGCTCCGGTGAGCTCTCGGCGATGGCGGCGTAGAACTCCACGCCGCCATAGCGCCGGTAGTCCAGGTCGCTGCCGTCTTCGACAACCAGGATCGTCTTCACCTCAGGGGTCTCCGGCAGCACGTTGGCGACCCGGTCGGCGTACTGACGCTCGTGGACCAACGCAACCATGTCGGAGTTCTCAAACAGGTAGCGCAGTTCGCCCTCGACGTAGCGGAAGTTGACGTTCACCAGGATGGCGCCCGCCTTGATCGTGCCGAGCATCGCGATGACGATCTCGATCCGATTCCGGCAGTACAGCCCGACCTTGTCGTCCTTCTTGACGCCGTGGTCGATGAGGTAGTGGGCGAAGCGATTCGCTTTCTCCTCGAGCTCGGCGAACGTGATTCGGTCGTCACCACAAATGAAGGCCACGCGATCAGGCACGGCGTCGATGGCGTGTTCGGCTAGATCAGCTATGTTTAGGGCCACGGACCCAAACTAGAACGTGTTACATTTCGACACAAGTCTGTGGCAAAGATGCTGGAAGGCGAATACCCGTGAGCGAGCCCAAAAAACAAGCCGACGCCCTCATTGAGCAGCGCGGACACACCCTCATCGTCACACTGAACCGGCCTGAGGCGCGCAACGCGCTTTCCACCGAGATGCTCTCGATTATGGTCGACGCCTGGAACCGCGTGGACGAGGATCCCGAGATCCGAACCTGCATCCTGACGGGCGCGGGGGGCTACTTCTGCGCGGGCATGGACCTGAAGAAAGCCACCGAGGCGCCCCCCGGTGACACCTTCAAGAGTGGCGCGTTTGATCCGACCAAAATCGAGGGGCTGCTGAAGGGGCGCAGGCTGACCAAGCCGCTCATCGCCGCCGTCGAGGGCCCGGCCATCGCGGGCGGTACCGAGATCCTGCAGGGCACCGATATCCGGGTCGCCGGCGAAAGCGCGAAATTCGGCATCTCGGAAGCCAAGTGGAGCCTGTACCCGATGGGTGGCTCGGCAGTGCGGCTGCCGCGGCAGATCCCGTACACCATTGCCTGTGACCTGTTGCTGACCGGACGCCACATCACCGCCGCCGAGGCGCTGTCCTACGGGCTGATCGGCTATGTGGTGCCCGATGGCACCGCGCTGGAGAAGGCGCTCGAGATCGCCGCGGTGATCAACAACAACGGCCCCTTGGCCGTGCAGGCGATCCTGAAGACCATCCGCGAATCCGAAGGCATGCACGAACTCGACGCGTTCAAGCCTGACACCGCCAACGGCATCCCGGTGTTCCTGTCCGAGGATTCCAAGGAAGGTCCGCTGGCGTTCAAGGAGAAGCGCGCCCCGCAGTTCAAGATGCGCTAGTTGCTGGCGGTGTTCACCGCCGCGGCCGAAGTGAGCTTCTGCGCGGCGAACGCGGCGGCCTGCGCGGTCATTCCGTTGTCTGCGTAGGCCTGGTGGGCACCGTTATCGCTGCCCGTCGGTGAGCAGATCGGGTCCTCGGGCACACACTGGTCGATGGTCTTGCCGGCATACAGGTTGCCCACGGTGATCGGCGGCGCACTGCGGTCAACGGCGTTCAAGAAACCGTTCGATGGTTTCCCGAACAACGCTACGGCGGCGACGTGGCTGGCGAGCTCGGGAGGCATGGGTTCGTTGATGCCGTTCGGCGGGACGTAGCCGTCGGGGATCTTGTCGGCGGTCACGTAACCGGCCACCGCGGCCCCCTGCGAGTAGCCGCCGAGCACCATCTTGGTGGTCGGGCAT
This window contains:
- a CDS encoding crotonase/enoyl-CoA hydratase family protein yields the protein MSEPKKQADALIEQRGHTLIVTLNRPEARNALSTEMLSIMVDAWNRVDEDPEIRTCILTGAGGYFCAGMDLKKATEAPPGDTFKSGAFDPTKIEGLLKGRRLTKPLIAAVEGPAIAGGTEILQGTDIRVAGESAKFGISEAKWSLYPMGGSAVRLPRQIPYTIACDLLLTGRHITAAEALSYGLIGYVVPDGTALEKALEIAAVINNNGPLAVQAILKTIRESEGMHELDAFKPDTANGIPVFLSEDSKEGPLAFKEKRAPQFKMR
- a CDS encoding cutinase family protein, giving the protein MLTLTALTAAPFGIPSAAAAERCPDVEVVFARGTFEPPGVGGIGQAFVDQLRGEPQLAGKSVDVYAVNYPASLNFSTAADGVIDASDRVRDMAGRCPTTKMVLGGYSQGAAVAGYVTADKIPDGYVPPNGINEPMPPELASHVAAVALFGKPSNGFLNAVDRSAPPITVGNLYAGKTIDQCVPEDPICSPTGSDNGAHQAYADNGMTAQAAAFAAQKLTSAAAVNTASN